Below is a genomic region from Indicator indicator isolate 239-I01 chromosome 2, UM_Iind_1.1, whole genome shotgun sequence.
GATTGCTGTCAAGCCACCAGAGCTAGAAACCAGCAAAGTTAGCTCAGTCTATCCATCCACAGGCTGTCCAAATGGGAACCGGTTCTACTGATGAGCATGGAAACCTGAACCTGAAACTATTCTTCAGGTACCTTCAGACTGAAAAACAAAGCTCTAGCTCCAGCCCTAGTTTGGGCTAACAATGCTTCAAGTTGTGGTACTCCTTAGAGCATGGGATGAGCAGGAGACATGCTTGGGAAAGGAGCACTTGAACCTTTGAGGGGAGCAATGAGCATGCAGGAGAAATGCAAATCTGCGTTCAGCACTGACATTTAATGCCTGGCAATGCTAGCTATCCAAGTGAGATGGAagttgcctcttttttttttttttttggtgtttttgttaaAATGAGGTGAGTGGGAGAGGGGACTCAGCTGCCTAATGAGGAACGTGTTGTTTGTATGAGCTGATGCCAGATTATCTTTAGCAATCTGCTTCTCAGTGAATAGATGCTTTAATTAGGCATGGGGAAAAATGGAGGCATATATCCTGGAGCTTGGGACTAACTTAAtgattttcaaaatgttttacCTAAAAAAGAGTGATGCTACTGCAGGTTTGGCTCCTGAGACTAGTACTTGAACCTGCTAAGAACATAGAAACCACACacatagggggaaaaaaaaaaaaacaaaaggctttGTTATATTTGAAGAGGAGAGGTAGACCAAGGGAAGGAATGAAAGAATGGAGACTAACAGCTGGGTGGAAATAGCATGTGAACTTTAGACCAAACATAGCCAGATTAAAGAGACTTATATATAACATCTGATTTAGGGTGATCTTTTGAAATTTCCCTCTGCTAGCTGAAGGGATTGCAAAGCAGGGGAAGCCCTGGCTGCTTAATGAACTTGAAGGAGAAAGATGGATTGGAGTGTGGTGGTTTGTCTTTTGGAACCTGCTGTAAGAGATGGGATCAGTATCTGTGCATGGTGCTCACAGCTGTGACAACCACTCCAGTCCTCAGTGGGAGGAGGTAACCAGTGGTGATGTGAGAGGCTCCGAGAGCTTTGGTCACATGTTGATTCCTAAAATGctccttctctgccttttgTCACATTGCCTGTGAGATTTGTATTGACCCATTCAAGGCAAGGGATGTAAATATTTACCCCAGGCAGCTTACTCTAAGTGTAGGAAGACACACAGTAGTGTATAGCATCTTAAATAAGTGCATGTGGCAATCAGTGGGCTAAATTTCTCTCTTCCACATATAGAATAtaatagtttgggttgggagcAACCTTTGgtggtcacctagtccaaaccccctgcagtgagtggGGACATCTAGATAAAAAAATATGGACTAGGACCAACTCAGTAGGACTAATGTTTATGTCCGTTTGTATAAAGGGTAAGCTGAATTTGGCTCAGGATATATTTAACTCTTCCAAAATGCTCTACATCATACCActaggatattttttttttttttagtggaagtgatgattttatttatagtgggtttttttcatattagTCTGCATGATCTGACAGTCTACAACAGAAAGATAATGCAGAAAGATAATACACCCCACTGAAGCATAAATTAGCTATTAGTTTACAATAGACTGGTTTTAAAATTGATTCATAAAACTTCCAGGGCTTTGTCTTGCAAGGTTTGACATAAAGCCCcttttgaaaacatttatttctgctAGCAGGTGCTGGAGTAGACAAAGCTGACTTCAGACAGTACATAATTTTTAGGAAACCAGCTTTTAGGAAACCTtcaaatgtcacagaatcacaaccacagtcctatcattggacatcactgagaagaaccTGGCAGCTCTATCCTCCCGGCACATCATTATAAACATGAAAGAGGTCACCCCTCATtctcctccaagctacagactcagctccctcagcctttcctcagaatgGAGATGTTCCTCTCCCTTATAGAATGCAACACTAGAACTGAGAATGCAAAACTTTGTTAGCATTTCCCAGTGTTTTTGACACGTTTTGGTCAGCACATTCCTCTTCTGTCAGTGTGGGAAACTTTGTCCTTGCTCTTTTTGAGGAAGGAACACCTCTAGCCCTGACTTCAGCATCTAGGACTGTCCCTGTACTTGCAGTGCTATCGAGTGCTTGTGCACTCACAAGTGCCGTTCTATCTCCTGATGAACAGCAGTTTATCCCCTGTTGCTGTCCCCTCTAACTAACTCCTGCTTGCAGCCCCTACTCATGGGGATGATTCATGTGATTTCAGCTGTTCTTTGGCCAGTGTAAAAATACTCCTCACATGAGGAAAGGTTACCCGAGAAGGATCTAAATCCTCTTGCGTAGCTTAGAGCTTAATGGACTTAAACGTCCTAAGATGCTAAGAAACTGGAATAATAACATTGTACTTCCAGGCTTTTACACTGATTTTAGAGTATTCCTAAATAACCATTTCTGTTTCCTGGTtgcttttgtgatttttttttttttttaagtcctagAGAAAATGTAAAGCAGggcacagatttttttcctttttttaaatggcCAGTGATGCTTGCCAACATGGAACTGGCATGTGGTGATGCTTCTGCTTCTTTAAGATGGACATTTTTAGTGCAATGAATCTCCAGTAACCATgggaaggttttttttccactctaaaAACTTGAGCTATGGACCCATCAGACTTGAAATCAGCACCTAGATCTGAAAGCCTACATGAGAAGCTCAAAATGTCAAGCTATAATTATGTCCATATGTATAATTATGTCCTTGCCTACTCATTATCTGTCATTTGAAACATTACTAACACATATTTCAGCTGAACAGTTTACTGGCTTAGAGGCTGATGTTAAGAACCATACTCTTCCTCTTAGCCCAAGTCTACCTTCTCATGGTTATTTAAAGTAACCTGAGGGTTACTTCAGGGCTTTTCAGAATTGAATAGGGATGTCCATGCAAATAATGGGAATTCTGTGCCACAAAACCGACACTGAATTTTTCCTGGGATGCCTGTCACAGCTGATGTGGAAGTGTGAGGTTTGAGCAAGCCATGGAGGGATAGCTCTTCCTTTTACTCAAGACTAGTATTCCCCTGAAATCTGGGGCAAGACAATAGAATAGAGAATACACTAGGGTAAGAACAGAATAGAGTAAGAACAGAACATTtcagttagaagggacctccaacaatcatccagtccagctgcaATGTTCCCCTTGCCCAGCCACCTGTGTGCAAATGAACAGGGCCTCTTTCTGGGAAATCTTTTGATGACATTAAATTCCCATTTGGAGTTTAGGAAGCCAATGCAGTGCTACCAATGCTTTCTTGGTCTAAAGTGAAAAGGTCCTTACCTTGCTTGGTTAAGTGCGGGTTCGCTGCCAGATGTTATGGGAGCTGGAAGACGAAATTGGGCCCCTGGTCGGCGGTCAGAGAAACTTCTCTTGACGAATGGCTGAGGATTGATGGCACTCAGGGATAGCTTTCTGATGCGGTCTCCAGACTGCTTGAAACCCAAACTGCTCTTTTGGGGAAGTGGTGAAGCTTCAGGCTGGCTGATCACCTccacagtgggtttggtggcTACCACTGAAGGTCTGGCTTCAAACAAGGAAGAGGTGGCTGGACAAAATATTGAACGGATGTTGCTAGCCCTCTTGGAGGAGGAGAGCTGGTGTTCATCCCCAGCATCCAGTCCAGCTCTGGACCCCTTGTAGGAGTGGGATGGGGAGGTCGGCGGGGAGGGGGCAGTGGGGAACACAGGGGGGCTTGCATCTCGGCGGTGTGCTGCAGAGCCCAGTGGCCGGTGTACTGTTGGCAAGTTTTGCTTGTGTGCCACAGGAGGGCTGAGGGGTTTTCTCTGGGGTGGTGGAGAGGGCAGCTTCCTCTGCAAGGGTGGGCTGGGCACCCTAGGGCTAGAGGGAGGACTGGGTTTCCTCTGCGTGGTAGGTGAGCTCAGTTGTGGGTTGCTAAAAGCCTGCAGGGAGCGTCTGTGTTGTGTTGAGGGGCTGAAAAGCTGTGTTTCAGTTGGTGGAGAAGGAAGAGTTCTTGTTGGGGAGACCCTCCTGGCAAATGCTGAGCCTTTTTCATGTCTCCTGAGTGATTCAGGAGAACTGTGCTTCTGGTGTGACACTGAAGGTGCTGGCGAATTGGGCTCTTGGCTCTCTGAGCTGTTGCTGTGTGACTTTGAAACTCCCCTGGGATGTTGAAGAGGGATAATTTTACGGGTTTGTTTGTATAAatcctcagcctcttttctctGGGTTGCCAATATCTCCTCCTGGCTGGGGACGTGCACGTTGGTAGGGTTCAGCTCCAGGGAATATCTCTGCAATTTCTCGTCCCCTGCTCTGGTATTGTTTAGGCATTTATTATTAGTGATCGCACTGGGGCCGCTGGTGTTTTTACTTGGCAATAAATCAATGGACTGAAGGGAGGCTTTCATTTTTGGAGAGACTTGTGATCTCTTAGTAGCACGAAATTCAGTTTTGGTGGGCTTTTTGGCATCTTCTGCAGAGCATCCTTCTATCCTTGGAATTTCCTCAGGCTCAGATAAGTCAAGAGAACTGTCCATTAACATTTCAGGTGGCGGCGGTGGCAGGTTCTCAATGTCTTCATCACTCTCTTCCTTTGTGTCCTGCTTGCTTAATTCTGCAGCTGGTACAGGAGAAAGGCTAGAAGAAACCCCATGGCTGTTTGAAGGGTTTGTGTCTTCTGCTGGTGAAACACGATGCTTAAGATTTAAAGTTGCCAGGCCTCTCTGAAAGGGAATCGTGGGTGGGATAACTGGAAGTCCAAATTTTCTAATGCACTTTATTGGTCCTAAAGATCTTAGAGGTGCAGCTTTTACAAGCTCATCAGTAGGACTGAACGTTTCAATAAGCTTTTTGACAGACTGTCGTggggcacagctgctgccaccaagcATTCGCACCCTGGGAGGTTCATTTTCCTTGCTTCCCAATGTCTCCTGGGTGGGCACAGTAGCTCTTAAAGTCTTCCTGTCTCTTTTTTCATCTGGTTGATGGGCAGAATTTTGATCAATCATAAACAAAGGGACTTTATCCTGGTTAGGCAGGATGCTGAAATTTTTTGAGAGGCATGCCTTCAGTTTTCTAGAGGACCTAGATACAATTTGCTCATTCTGTAAATAAAGTTCTGTCCTTGATTTCCAAAGCTCAGGGTTGTCATCTGTGCACTTCTTCCCATAAAGCATTTCCAGTCTTCTGTTGAGCTCTTTTTGAGTTCTCTGAAGCTCTAGGAGGGTTGGGTCCTCTGCTTGGCTTCTGAGAGACTCCTCTGACCTGGACCGTTGTTGTTTTCTGAAGGTTTTCTGGCTGCCAGTTGCTGTGCTGGGCCTTGTTTTTAGGACTGCTCTTCCACTTTCATCTTCTATCCATTCTTTACGTCTGGATTTAGCTGGGACAAACTTGATTTTTTCACTGATGGCATCTTTCATCTTTAGAATAATTTCCTCTGTCTCTGCATTCTCTGTCCTCTTGATGGGCTGCCTTTGTGGGTTATCAGTGACtgctggagaagacagaggtCTCCTTGGCAAAGCGTCCCTCCCCATGTCTGATAAACTGATGTTGTCATCATCCTCCCCCAGGGTACTCCCTTcatcgtcatcatcatcatcatcaggaAACTCTGTGGATtcacagattttaaaatgttcacCTTCTTGAGTAGAGTCAGATGGGAAGGAGTTACACAAATGGCTTTTGCTCACGCTTGAATACTGAGATATAGTAGAAATGCCTTCTGGTACTCCACCTTGGCAAGACACTTCCCTGCTGTGCACACATGAATAAAATATATCCTTAAACTGCCTTTCAAGTGCACAGTCATGGGATGCAGCTGTGCCTGGTGGCACTGCCCCATCATGCACATGCTCCACTGCTCTGGCATGCCTCTGAGATGGATGTCTATGGGTACAAGAATCAAAGCTTGCATGTCCTCCATGCTGGCTGAGAGTGCTGAACTCTTTGAGGGATTCACTGTCCACACCAATGCCGCTGTCCTCAGAATAAAGAGTCCTGTCATCACTGTGGGACTGAGAGGAACCCATTGCTGAGGCTTCAAGCAGCCTCACTGTCAGTAGCAGGCGCTCATcaaagctttgctttgctttcagttttCCTTCCAAGTTGCTTGCAGCAGACTGCAGGAAGGTGCATGTCTCCTGCAGGGCCTCAGAGGTGAGGGAGGCCAGTGTGCCACTCAGTAACTGCATTTTATTCACCGTGTACTGCAGTAGTTGTTGCAGCAGATCAGGGTGCTCCTTCGTATCACCTTTTTCTGCTGGCCAGGCCAGGTTCCCACCTACATCCTTGAGAAGATTTTCCCCATCCTCAGCAATTTCCTCCAAGAGCTGGTTGATTTCATCGAAGCGGAGCACGAGAAAGCTTACCAtctgctgcaggaagagctggGTTTGGGTAGCCTGGTTGGCCATGTGCAGTATAGTTTCATACTTGGAGAGGTTGGGATTTAAGTAGGCATACGCACTCTGATGAGCCTTGACAAGCGGTTCTGGGAAATCAATCTTTTTCTCTAGCTCACACAGGGCCAAACTGGACTTGTCTTTAATTTTGCCAGGTCGACCTTGCTTTGCTGTCTTTTGattcttttgcttctttcct
It encodes:
- the PCARE gene encoding photoreceptor cilium actin regulator, giving the protein MGCTPSHREIANQGGLKALNKPKGILHIDPGDKGIPLLVKGSACYNIDEFHQYEIQRKDCLGEKEDELSDQDKNDNLELSFKTHSNPQVSREDRKTERTATDAEIALSELIESQKHITEAIEIRKQSSCESEASPFVVDDKNESNAKQLPKKGKKQKNQKTAKQGRPGKIKDKSSLALCELEKKIDFPEPLVKAHQSAYAYLNPNLSKYETILHMANQATQTQLFLQQMVSFLVLRFDEINQLLEEIAEDGENLLKDVGGNLAWPAEKGDTKEHPDLLQQLLQYTVNKMQLLSGTLASLTSEALQETCTFLQSAASNLEGKLKAKQSFDERLLLTVRLLEASAMGSSQSHSDDRTLYSEDSGIGVDSESLKEFSTLSQHGGHASFDSCTHRHPSQRHARAVEHVHDGAVPPGTAASHDCALERQFKDIFYSCVHSREVSCQGGVPEGISTISQYSSVSKSHLCNSFPSDSTQEGEHFKICESTEFPDDDDDDDEGSTLGEDDDNISLSDMGRDALPRRPLSSPAVTDNPQRQPIKRTENAETEEIILKMKDAISEKIKFVPAKSRRKEWIEDESGRAVLKTRPSTATGSQKTFRKQQRSRSEESLRSQAEDPTLLELQRTQKELNRRLEMLYGKKCTDDNPELWKSRTELYLQNEQIVSRSSRKLKACLSKNFSILPNQDKVPLFMIDQNSAHQPDEKRDRKTLRATVPTQETLGSKENEPPRVRMLGGSSCAPRQSVKKLIETFSPTDELVKAAPLRSLGPIKCIRKFGLPVIPPTIPFQRGLATLNLKHRVSPAEDTNPSNSHGVSSSLSPVPAAELSKQDTKEESDEDIENLPPPPPEMLMDSSLDLSEPEEIPRIEGCSAEDAKKPTKTEFRATKRSQVSPKMKASLQSIDLLPSKNTSGPSAITNNKCLNNTRAGDEKLQRYSLELNPTNVHVPSQEEILATQRKEAEDLYKQTRKIIPLQHPRGVSKSHSNSSESQEPNSPAPSVSHQKHSSPESLRRHEKGSAFARRVSPTRTLPSPPTETQLFSPSTQHRRSLQAFSNPQLSSPTTQRKPSPPSSPRVPSPPLQRKLPSPPPQRKPLSPPVAHKQNLPTVHRPLGSAAHRRDASPPVFPTAPSPPTSPSHSYKGSRAGLDAGDEHQLSSSKRASNIRSIFCPATSSLFEARPSVVATKPTVEVISQPEASPLPQKSSLGFKQSGDRIRKLSLSAINPQPFVKRSFSDRRPGAQFRLPAPITSGSEPALNQASLEENPRKAGDSWNSPCAPEIKESNRSSSHPELYIVGQGLQRD